In Eubalaena glacialis isolate mEubGla1 chromosome 3, mEubGla1.1.hap2.+ XY, whole genome shotgun sequence, the following are encoded in one genomic region:
- the LOC133086909 gene encoding ribosomal protein eL22-like, whose protein sequence is MALKKDRKPKKSTWKFNLDLTHPEQFLREKVKVNGKTGNLGNVVHIERFKNKITVVSEKQFSKRYLKYLTKKYLKKNNLRDWLRVVASDKETYELRYFQISQDEDGSESED, encoded by the exons ATGGCGCTGAAGAAAGACAGGAAGCCTAAGAAGTCAACCTGGAAGTTTAATTTGGACCTTACTCATCCA gaACAGTTTCTACGGGAGAAGGTTAAAGTGAATGGAAAAACTGGAAATCTTGGGAATGTCGTTCACATTGAACGCTTCAAGAATAAAATCACAGTTGTTTCTGAGAAACAGTTCTCTAAAAGGTATTTGAAATACCTTACCAAGAAATACCTTAAAAAGAACAATCTTCGTGATTGGCTTCGTGTGGTTGCATCTGACAAGGAGACTTATGAACTTCGTTACTTCCAGATTAGTCAAGATGAAGATGGATCCGAGTCTGAGGACTAG